One part of the Peromyscus leucopus breed LL Stock chromosome 19, UCI_PerLeu_2.1, whole genome shotgun sequence genome encodes these proteins:
- the LOC114686158 gene encoding LOW QUALITY PROTEIN: protocadherin alpha-2-like (The sequence of the model RefSeq protein was modified relative to this genomic sequence to represent the inferred CDS: deleted 1 base in 1 codon), which translates to MPSLRGGPEVRQCLLLLLPFLAAWEAGSGQLHYSLPEEAKHGTFVGRIAQDLGLELAELVPRLFRVASKDRGDLLEVNLQNGILFVNSRIDREELCGRSAECNIHLEVIVDRPLQVFHVEVEVRDINDNPPLFPTTERTIQFHELRPLDSRFPLEGASDADIGVNALLSYKLSPSEFFFLDVQTNDDLSQLLFLVLRKSLDREENAEMKLLLVATDGGKPELTGSVQILIKVLDVNDNEPTFPQPVYKVQLLENTANGTLVVKLNASDADEGSNSEIVYSLSSDVSSTTRTKFQIDPTSGEIRTQGELDYEERTSYEIQVIASDKGAPSTSGHCKISVKLVDINDNRPEVSITSLSLPVQENAPLGTVIALISVSDRDSGVNGQVTCSLTPHDPFKLVSTFKNYYSLVLDSALDRETKADYKVVVTARDGGSPSLWATASVSVEVADVNDNAPAFAQPEYTVFVKENNPPGAHIFTVSAMDADAQENALVSYSLVERRVGERLLSSYVSVHAESGKVFALQPLDHEELELLQFQVSARDAGVPALGSNVTLQVFVLDENDNAPTLLPHGAVGTGGAVSEFIPRSVGLGHVVTKVRAVDADSGYNAWLSYELKSSSGNSRSLFRVGLYTGEISITRTLDEADTPHQRLLVLVRDHGEPALTATATVLVSLVENSQAPKASSKALVDAIGRETSLVDVNVYLIIAICAVSSLLVLTLLLYTALRCSATPTDGACAPGKPVLVCSSTVGTWSYSQQRRQRVCSGEGPPKTDLMAFSPSLSQGPESAEERQPPLEPEFLAKVGFKSFLAKNVTNSVIVCESC; encoded by the exons ATGCCTTCTTTGAGAGGGGGcccagaggtcaggcagtgtcTGCTGCTCTTGCTTCCTTTCCTCGCAGCCTGGGAGGCAGGGAGCGGCCAGCTCCATTACTCCCTTCCTGAGGAGGCCAAACACGGCACCTTCGTGGGCCGCATCGCGCaggacctggggctggagctggcgGAGCTGGTGCCCCGCCTGTTCAGGGTGGCGTCCAAGGACCGCGGGGACCTTCTGGAGGTAAATCTGCAGAATGGCATTTTGTTTGTGAATTCTCGGATCGACCGGGAGGAGCTGTGCGGGCGGAGCGCGGAGTGTAACATCCACCTGGAGGTGATCGTGGACCGGCCGCTGCAGGTTTTCCAcgtggaggtggaggtgagggaCATTAACGACAACCCGCCTCTATTTCCAACGACAGAAAGAACTATCCAGTTTCACGAACTGAGGCCGCTTGACTCGCGATTTCCTTTAGAGGGAGCATCAGATGCAGATATAGGAGTAAATGCTCTTCTGTCCTACAAGCTCAGCCCCAGTGAGTTTTTCTTTCTAGATGTACAAACAAATGACGATCTAAGCCAATTGCTGTTTCTTGTGCTGCGGAAATctctggacagagaggaaaatgctgAGATGAAATTGTTACTGGTAGCTACCGATGGAGGCAAGCCTGAGCTCACGGGTTCTGTTCAAATACTCATCAAGGTGTTGGATGTGAACGACAACGAACCTACTTTCCCCCAACCGGTCTACAAAGTGCAGTTGTTGGAGAACACTGCAAACGGAACCTTGGTAGTTAAATTAAATGCTTCTGATGCAGATGAAGGATCAAACAGTGAGATTGTGTATTCACTCAGTAGTGATGTATCCTCTACCACACGGACAAAGTTCCAAATAGACCCCACCTCAGGAGAAATCAGAACTCAAGGGGAATTAGATTATGAAGAAAGGACATCTTATGAAATTCAGGTCATTGCGTCTGACAAGGGAGCCCCATCAACGTCAGGACATTGTAAAATTTCAGTAAAACTTGTGGATATCAATGACAATAGACCAGAAGTCTCAATAACGTCTCTCTCACTACCTGTCCAAGAGAATGCACCACTGGGCACCGTCATCGCACTCATCAGCGTGTCCGATCGAGACTCAGGTGTCAACGGGCAGGTGACCTGCTCCCTGACCCCTCATGATCCCTTCAAGTTGGTGTCCACCTTCAAGAATTACTATTCGCTTGTGCTGGACAGCGCTCTGGACCGAGAAACCAAAGCTGACTATAAGGTGGTGGTAACAGCCCGGGATGGGGGCTCTCCCTCGCTGTGGGCCACAGCCAGCGTGTCCGTGGAGGTGGCTGACGTCAACGACAACGCGCCCGCGTTCGCACAGCCCGAATACACGGTGTTCGTGAAGGAGAACAACCCGCCTGGCGCGCACATCTTCACGGTGTCCGCCATGGATGCTGACGCGCAGGAGAACGCGCTGGTGTCCTACTCGCTGGTGGAGAGGAGGGTGGGCGAGCGCTTGCTGTCCAGCTATGTGTCTGTGCACGCGGAGAGCGGCAAGGTGTTCGCGCTGCAGCCTCTGGACCATGAGGAGCTGGAGCTGCTGCAGTTCCAGGTGAGCGCGCGGGATGCTGGTGTGCCTGCCCTGGGCAGCAATGTGACTCTGCAGGTGTTTGTGCTGGATGAGAATGACAATGCGCCCACGCTGCTGCCCCACGGAGCTGTGGGAACGGGAGGGGCTGTGAGTGAGTTTATTCCTAGGTCAGTGGGTTTGGGACATGTGGTCACCAAGGTGCGTGCAGTGGATGCCGATTCTGGTTACAATGCTTGGCTCTCTTACGAACTGAAGTCGTCCTCAGGCAATTCTCGTAGCCTGTTCCGCGTGGGTCTGTACACGGGCGAGATCAGCATTACACGCACACTGGATGAAGCGGATACGCCGCACCAGCGCCTGCTGGTGCTGGTGAGGGACCATGGTGAACCTGCGCTGACTGCCACAGCCACAGTGCTAGTTTCTCTGGTTGAGAATAGCCAAGCTCCAAAAGCATCATCAAAAGCGTTGGTAGATGCCATTGGCCGAGAGACGTCACTAGTGGATGTCAACGTGTACCTGATCATCGCCATCTGCGCGGTGTCCAGCCTCTTGGTGCTCACATTGCTGCTGTACACCGCGCTGCGCTGCTCGGCGACGCCCACTGATGGAGCCTGTGCTCCTGGGAAGCCCGTGCTGGTGTGCTCCAGCACGGTG GGCACCTGGTCATACTCACAGCAGAGGCGGCAGAGGGTGTGTTCTGGAGAAGGTCCGCCCAAGACTGACCTCATGGCCTTCAGCCCCAGCCTATCCCAAGGTCCGGAATCAGCAGAGGAGAGACAGCCGCCCTTAGAGCCAGAATTCTTAGCAAAGGTAGGCTTTAAATCTTTTCTTGCCAAGAACGTCACTAATTCTGTAATTGTTTGTGAATCCTGTTAA